One genomic segment of Ignavibacteriota bacterium includes these proteins:
- a CDS encoding histidine kinase, with protein MKYKIRDILLVSSLYDNYLFEEDGRLYELIREEYHTLNLSHTPEIVHVTTGVEGIELVTNKNSFDLVITTMHIEDMHVIDFAKRVKKINPDLPIVLLAYDNQERKEIKHTPNSHIFDRFFIWQGDYRLLMGIIKYIEDKKNIENDTSVVGVQAIILVEDDVKFYSQYLPLIYTQVFKQSQRLISEGVNTSHRFLRMRARPKILLCTSYEEAWEYFEKYQKYILGIISDVNFPHKGVKDPEAGLKFAKKVKELQDDIPILLQSSQADHASMAQEIQASFLQKTSPTLLADLKKFLMANFGFGDFIFKMPDGTEVSRAKNLKNLEEQLTVVPDECVAYHSERNHFSNWLKARTEFWLAQHFRPKKISDFKSVTELRNDLISNIKSYQELRQRGTVTEFDRETFDPKNSFARIGGGSLGGKARGLGFINSLIVNYDIENKFEGVEIYVPSAVVLATDVFDSFLEENDLLSFAINEKEDKKIITKFLEAEKFPSEVILKLIEVLSLIKTPLAVRSSSLLEDSQFQPFAGVYQTYMIPNNDTDLDTRLDELLQTIKLVYASTFLQRSKDYLKATSYRLEEEKMAVIIQKLVGTQHNERFYPDIAGVAKSYNFYPIAPQKSQDGIALVALGLGKTVVEGGNTVRFCPRYPKHLMQFFTTKETMKNAQQNFYALNIEGRLYTGSNEIPNNLVQQYKLEIAEKDNTLFYTGSTYSPENDAVYDGISRSGTRVVTFAPILKQNIFPLPQILELILNFGTYVMGTQVEIEFALNMSVPKGVLKEFAILQMRPMVMTREASNIEFQEVNRDEMLCSTKQVLGDGIYDNIRDLVVVDREKFERSKSKDIAYEIAKINEKLVNAKRPYILIGVGRWGSTDPWLGIPVTWDQISGASVIIEAGFKDFSVTPSQGSHFFHNITSFGVGYFTIAETPGECFIDWDWLAQQESIEEYTFTRHLRFDIPLITKISGQKNKGVIYKPKS; from the coding sequence ATGAAATATAAAATTAGAGACATTTTACTTGTCTCTAGTTTGTATGATAATTATTTATTTGAAGAAGACGGCAGACTTTACGAATTAATTCGTGAAGAATATCATACCTTAAATTTAAGCCACACTCCGGAAATTGTTCACGTTACAACCGGTGTTGAAGGAATTGAATTAGTAACAAATAAAAATAGTTTCGATTTGGTTATCACCACTATGCATATTGAAGATATGCACGTTATTGATTTTGCAAAACGCGTAAAAAAAATAAATCCGGATTTACCAATTGTACTTTTGGCGTATGATAATCAAGAGCGAAAGGAAATTAAACATACTCCAAACTCACATATTTTTGATAGATTTTTTATCTGGCAAGGTGATTATCGTTTACTGATGGGAATTATAAAATATATTGAAGATAAAAAAAATATTGAAAATGATACTTCCGTTGTTGGAGTTCAAGCAATAATTTTAGTTGAAGATGATGTAAAATTTTACTCACAATATTTACCTCTTATTTATACACAAGTTTTTAAGCAATCACAAAGATTAATTTCCGAAGGTGTAAATACTTCTCACAGATTTTTAAGAATGCGCGCACGACCCAAAATTCTTTTGTGTACCAGTTACGAAGAAGCTTGGGAATATTTTGAAAAATATCAAAAATATATTTTGGGAATAATTTCGGATGTAAATTTTCCTCATAAAGGAGTTAAAGATCCGGAAGCCGGTTTGAAGTTTGCTAAAAAAGTAAAAGAACTTCAAGATGATATTCCGATTCTGCTTCAATCAAGTCAAGCAGATCATGCATCAATGGCTCAAGAAATTCAAGCTTCATTTTTGCAGAAAACATCTCCAACATTATTAGCTGATCTTAAAAAATTTTTGATGGCAAATTTTGGATTTGGCGATTTTATTTTCAAAATGCCTGATGGAACAGAAGTTAGTCGCGCAAAAAATTTAAAAAATCTCGAAGAACAATTAACAGTTGTTCCCGATGAATGTGTAGCTTATCATTCCGAACGAAATCATTTCTCAAATTGGCTTAAAGCGAGAACGGAGTTTTGGCTTGCTCAACATTTTAGACCAAAAAAAATATCAGATTTTAAATCTGTAACTGAATTGCGTAATGATTTAATATCCAATATAAAAAGTTATCAAGAATTGCGTCAGCGCGGAACCGTAACGGAATTTGATAGAGAAACTTTCGATCCAAAAAATAGTTTTGCAAGAATTGGCGGCGGTTCGCTTGGCGGAAAAGCAAGAGGTTTGGGATTTATAAATTCCTTAATTGTTAATTATGATATAGAAAATAAATTTGAGGGCGTAGAAATTTACGTTCCCAGCGCGGTTGTTTTAGCAACGGATGTTTTTGATAGCTTTCTTGAAGAAAATGATTTATTGAGTTTTGCAATTAATGAAAAAGAAGATAAAAAAATAATTACAAAATTTTTGGAAGCGGAAAAATTTCCAAGCGAAGTAATTCTAAAATTGATTGAAGTTTTAAGTTTGATAAAAACTCCGCTTGCTGTTCGTTCATCAAGTTTATTGGAAGATTCTCAATTCCAGCCGTTTGCCGGTGTTTATCAAACGTACATGATTCCTAATAATGATACTGATCTTGATACACGTTTAGATGAACTTTTACAAACAATAAAATTAGTTTATGCTTCAACTTTCTTGCAAAGATCAAAGGATTATTTAAAAGCTACTTCTTATAGATTAGAAGAAGAAAAAATGGCTGTTATTATTCAGAAACTTGTCGGAACTCAGCATAACGAAAGATTTTATCCGGATATTGCCGGAGTTGCAAAATCATATAATTTTTATCCGATTGCTCCGCAAAAATCTCAAGATGGAATTGCTTTAGTGGCTCTGGGATTGGGCAAAACCGTTGTAGAAGGTGGAAATACAGTAAGATTTTGTCCTCGTTATCCCAAACATTTAATGCAGTTTTTCACAACAAAAGAAACAATGAAAAATGCTCAGCAGAATTTTTATGCATTAAATATTGAAGGAAGACTTTACACCGGCTCTAATGAAATTCCCAACAATTTAGTTCAACAATATAAACTTGAAATTGCCGAAAAAGATAATACACTTTTTTATACCGGATCAACATACTCCCCGGAAAATGATGCTGTTTATGATGGAATTTCAAGATCGGGAACAAGAGTTGTAACTTTTGCTCCAATCTTAAAACAAAATATTTTTCCTCTTCCGCAAATTTTAGAATTGATTTTGAACTTTGGTACTTACGTAATGGGAACTCAAGTTGAAATTGAATTTGCACTAAATATGTCGGTGCCAAAAGGTGTACTTAAAGAATTTGCAATTCTGCAAATGCGCCCAATGGTTATGACGCGCGAAGCAAGCAATATTGAATTTCAAGAAGTAAATAGAGATGAAATGCTTTGCTCAACAAAACAAGTTTTGGGTGATGGAATTTATGATAATATTCGCGATTTAGTTGTAGTTGATAGAGAAAAATTTGAGAGAAGTAAAAGTAAAGATATTGCTTATGAAATTGCAAAAATTAATGAAAAACTTGTAAATGCAAAACGACCATATATTTTAATCGGCGTTGGCAGATGGGGAAGTACTGATCCTTGGCTTGGAATTCCGGTTACTTGGGATCAAATTTCGGGAGCTTCAGTAATTATTGAAGCGGGATTTAAAGATTTTAGTGTAACGCCATCTCAAGGCTCACATTTTTTTCATAATATTACTTCTTTTGGAGTTGGATATTTTACAATTGCAGAAACTCCCGGAGAATGTTTTATAGATTGGGATTGGCTGGCACAACAAGAATCTATTGAAGAATATACTTTTACAAGACATTTGAGATTTGATATTCCGCTCATTACAAAAATTAGCGGACAGAAAAATAAAGGTGTAATTTATAAGCCGAAAAGTTAA
- the gdhA gene encoding NADP-specific glutamate dehydrogenase, whose protein sequence is MSDYVKKIIADVKAKNPSEPEFHQAIEEVTESLDLVLERHPEYQSAKILERMVEPERVIMFRVPWMDDQGEIHVNRGFRIEMNSAIGPYKGGLRFHPSVTLGILKFLAFEQVFKNSLTTLPMGGGKGGSDFNPKGKSDNEIMRFCQSFMTELFRHIGADTDVPAGDIGVGTREIGYLFGQYKRLKNEFTGVLTGKGLNWGGSLVRPEATGFGVVYFAQEMLKTKNTTFDGKTVAVSGFGNVAWGAVQKVNELGGKVVTLSGPDGFIYDKNGVSGEKVDYMLKLRSSNKDIVEDYAKEFGAEFFAGKRPWEIKVDVALPCATQNEIEEKDAKNLVDNGCMCVCEGANMPTTIGGYKIFSEAGILYAPGKASNAGGVATSGLEMSQNSMRLPWSKDEVDKRLHEIMIRIHNTCITTADRFGTPGNYVNGANIAGFLKVADAMLDQGLV, encoded by the coding sequence ATGTCTGATTACGTAAAAAAAATTATCGCCGATGTAAAAGCAAAAAACCCAAGTGAGCCGGAATTTCATCAAGCAATTGAAGAAGTAACAGAATCTTTGGATTTAGTTTTAGAAAGACATCCAGAATACCAATCCGCAAAAATTTTAGAGAGAATGGTTGAGCCGGAAAGAGTAATAATGTTTAGAGTTCCATGGATGGATGACCAAGGAGAAATTCATGTTAACCGCGGATTTAGAATTGAAATGAATAGCGCAATTGGTCCGTATAAAGGCGGCTTGCGGTTTCACCCTTCTGTAACTTTGGGAATTCTAAAATTTTTAGCATTTGAACAAGTGTTTAAAAATAGTTTAACAACTTTGCCAATGGGCGGCGGAAAAGGCGGATCTGATTTTAATCCCAAAGGAAAAAGTGATAACGAAATTATGCGTTTCTGCCAAAGTTTTATGACTGAATTATTCAGACATATTGGAGCTGATACAGATGTTCCAGCCGGTGATATTGGTGTTGGAACAAGAGAAATCGGTTATCTTTTTGGCCAATACAAAAGACTAAAAAATGAATTTACCGGAGTGTTAACCGGTAAAGGTTTAAATTGGGGAGGTTCATTAGTCCGACCAGAAGCAACCGGATTTGGTGTTGTGTATTTTGCTCAAGAAATGTTGAAAACAAAAAATACTACATTTGATGGAAAAACTGTTGCTGTTTCCGGATTTGGAAATGTTGCTTGGGGTGCAGTTCAAAAAGTAAATGAACTTGGAGGAAAGGTTGTAACTCTAAGTGGACCGGACGGATTCATTTATGATAAAAACGGAGTTTCCGGTGAAAAAGTTGACTACATGTTAAAACTTAGATCAAGCAATAAAGATATTGTAGAAGATTATGCAAAAGAATTTGGGGCAGAATTTTTTGCCGGAAAAAGACCTTGGGAAATTAAAGTCGATGTTGCTTTGCCTTGTGCAACCCAAAATGAAATTGAAGAAAAAGATGCAAAAAATTTAGTTGATAATGGATGTATGTGTGTTTGCGAAGGTGCGAATATGCCAACAACAATCGGAGGATACAAAATTTTTAGTGAGGCCGGAATTTTATATGCACCCGGAAAAGCTTCAAATGCCGGTGGGGTTGCAACTTCCGGTTTGGAAATGTCGCAAAATAGCATGCGCCTTCCGTGGTCAAAGGATGAAGTTGATAAACGCTTGCACGAAATTATGATTCGTATTCATAATACATGTATTACAACGGCAGATAGATTCGGAACTCCGGGAAATTACGTAAACGGTGCAAATATTGCCGGATTCTTAAAAGTTGCCGATGCAATGTTGGACCAAGGACTTGTGTAA
- a CDS encoding T9SS type A sorting domain-containing protein, with amino-acid sequence MIEDLLQVWNSTSAKWENYIIYKYEYDSNENNVSYLRQDWNNSTSQWINIWLHLGTFDNNNLLAKDLYQEWNSSNVWENVVLNLYTYDESFNETEKIVQTWNLESSIWENESKHNYSYVNNLNMDYYYFYWDLDIQDWIIWYRDLYSYDENENQTGYVSEDWDNQNLVWINYERAFFNFNEQNILMSELYQSWNLNLNDWINSTKIDYTLTQIPTEISEEKFALENTFELHQNYPNPFNPTTKIKYSIPDNSNLQQKVVLKIYNVLGQVVKTLVNENKLSGIYEIEFNGSDLMSGIYFYKINFGSFEQTKKMILLK; translated from the coding sequence ATGATTGAAGACCTCTTACAAGTTTGGAATTCGACATCGGCAAAATGGGAGAACTATATAATTTATAAATATGAATATGATTCAAATGAAAATAATGTTTCTTATTTAAGACAAGATTGGAACAATTCAACTTCCCAATGGATAAATATTTGGCTGCATCTTGGCACTTTTGATAACAATAATTTGTTAGCTAAAGATTTATATCAAGAATGGAACAGCTCAAATGTTTGGGAAAATGTTGTTCTAAATCTTTATACATATGATGAATCTTTTAATGAAACAGAAAAAATAGTTCAAACTTGGAATTTGGAAAGTTCTATATGGGAAAATGAATCAAAACATAATTATAGTTATGTAAATAATTTGAATATGGATTATTATTATTTTTATTGGGATTTGGATATTCAAGATTGGATTATTTGGTATCGTGATTTATATTCTTATGATGAAAATGAAAATCAAACCGGATATGTTTCTGAAGATTGGGACAATCAAAATTTAGTTTGGATAAATTATGAAAGAGCTTTTTTTAATTTTAATGAACAAAATATTTTGATGAGTGAATTATATCAAAGTTGGAATTTAAATTTGAATGATTGGATTAATTCAACAAAAATAGATTATACTTTAACTCAAATTCCTACGGAAATTTCGGAAGAAAAATTTGCTTTGGAAAATACTTTTGAATTGCACCAAAATTATCCTAATCCTTTCAACCCAACTACGAAAATAAAATATTCCATTCCGGATAATTCTAATCTTCAACAAAAAGTTGTTTTAAAAATTTATAATGTTTTAGGACAAGTTGTAAAAACTTTGGTTAATGAAAATAAACTATCTGGAATTTATGAAATTGAATTTAACGGAAGTGATTTGATGAGCGGAATTTATTTTTATAAAATTAATTTTGGAAGTTTTGAACAAACTAAAAAAATGATTTTGCTAAAGTAA